Below is a window of Deltaproteobacteria bacterium DNA.
CGTAGTACACGCTCGTGTCGTAACGCACGATGTCCGTATAGATCAGATGCGCGACGCCGCTTGCGTCCACCGCCATGTCGAGATCGGTGGCCTCGCCATCGACCGCCAAGAGCGTCGTCACCTCCCACTCGCCCGACTTGTTTGTCGCGAAACGCAGTTCCTCCACGTTCTCGCCGAGCTTGGGGTGGTACGTGTAGGCGAGATAGAGGTGATCCTGCGTATCCTTCGCCAAGATCTTGCGTTCGCCGCCCAGCGGATGGATCACCTCGCGGGTCACATCGCCGCTCGCGTCAATCGCGACGTGATCCAGGGAGAGCCCTTCGCGAATCGCCAAGTGCACGTTACCGTCGGTCGTCACGAGCACATCGCTCACCCCTTTGTCGGAGTCGACAAAACCGGAGATCTGCTGGAACGTGATTCCGTTCATCTCAAAGGGAGGCCACGGACCGTAGCGCGGTGCGACCGAATGGGCAGGGTTGATAACGAATGGGTCGCAGGCGGTTCCCGTGCCGAGCCACGTCGTGGTGGTGGTGGAGGTCGTCGTGACGTGCGTGGTGGTGGTCGTGGTGGACGTCGGCGTCGAGGTGCTCGTCGAGGTCTGTGTGGTGGTCGTCGTGGTCGGGGCGAATGTCGAAGTTGTGGATGTGGTGGTCACCGACGTCGTGGTCGTGGTGCCGGCGTCGTCGTCGGAGGAATCGTCATCGAGCGAGGAGTCGTCGTCGGGCGTTGCGTGGTCATCCGACTTCGCATCGCCGGACGAATCGGGCGACGAGCAGTCGCAGGCGGGAAGCGCCGCGACCAGCGCAAGGATGAGGATAGCGATGATCCGGTGAGCCATATTTGGGCGCGGCTCCACGAACGGGCGAAGAATTCGATGCGTTCATGATGACGGAAAAGATCCGGTTTGAAAATGTGAACATTTCTTTGGCGAGGTTCATCACGCCGCGCTTGACGCGCCCGCGGCGCGCGACCAAATTCGGCGTCGATGTTTTGGCTTCCGCTGGCGTTGGCCGCGTTGTTCTGCGCGTGGGGCGTCGTACGCACGCGCGATGCGTCGCCGTGGCGGCGATGGTGGATTCGCGTCCCGGTCGTCACCGTCGCGGCCATGGTCGTGAGTTGGAGTTTCGCGCGCGGCGGAACGGACCTGTTCCCCTTCGACGACAGCTACATCAGCCTCGCGGCGGCGCGGACGTTTGCCGAGCACGGCCAGATCGCGGTCGTGAAAAATCGTCTGCTTGCCGGGGTCACGAGCCCGCTGCACATCGTACTTACCGGGGCGCTCGGGCTGCTGCTCGGCGTCGAGAGCGCGGCCCGGTGGATTTCTTGGATCGCATTCGTCATGTCGGCGCTGGGTGCGGGGTTTTTGGCCGAGCGCGTGGCGCGCGACGCGCGGGCCTTTGCGTGGGGCGCGGCGTTCGCCCTCTTCGCCGGGCCGACCCTCTACGACGTGGGCAGCGCCATGGAGACGGCACCGTTCACGGCGCTGGTCGTTTGGACGCTGCTCGCCTTTGAGGACGTTTCGACGCGCCGACGCGGCATCATCGCCGGCGTGCTGCTCGGCCTCACGATGCTCACGCGCCCCGAGGGCGCGCTGCTGGCGGTCGCGATCTTCGCCGTGCCGCTCGGACGCGTCGCGTGGACCCGCGACCGGGAAGCCGCGCGGGCGTGGCTGGTCCCCGCCATCGTGGCGTGCGCGGTCTTCGCGCCCTACGTCGTCGCAAATCTCGCGCTCACCGGCCACGTGCTCTCGCCCACGGTGAGCGCCAAGGCCGTCTTCTTTCGCTCGGGGCGTCTCGACTGGCCGAACCCCGTGCGCCTTGGCGATCCGCTGCGTGTGTTTCTCGTCGGCGCGGAGTTGTTTGCCGTGGCGGGCCTCGCGGGGCTCGCGTTCACCCGGCGCAGGGCCGAGTTGCTGTTTCTCATGTTATTCTACGCGAGCTATCTGATGCGGTTCGATGTCGCGTTGCGACACTATCGCGCGCGCTACCAGCATCCGCTGTGGATTCTCGCGGCGGTCGGCGCGGCGGCGCTCATCGTCTGGATTGCGAAGCGTCGCGACGGGAAGACGGCCGCCCGGGCGGTCGCGGCGGTCGCCGGGATCGCGCTCATGCTCGCCACGCTCCAGACGGCGCGCGTGTACCGGGTGTATTTCCGGCAGGATTTGGGCTCGACGCGCGAGTTCCTCATGCCCATGGTGCGCGCGGTGCAAGACGCCATGCCCAAGGGGTTCACAGTCGCGTCGCACGACGTCGGCGCGCTCATCTATTTCAGCGATCGGTACGTGCTCGATCTGGTCGGCCTGACCGACGAGCGGATTGCGAAACAACTTCGCGAGTCCGACCCGTCCACCGCCGCCCTCGGCGCGGTGATGGCGACGAAAAAACCCTATCTTCTCGTGGTGTTGCGCGACTGGGAGCAGGATTTTCTGCAGCTCACGAAATTCGCCCCGCCGGGGATGTACACGCTCGCCTGGTCGTCGCCGGCGCCCAACGCCGCGACCGGCGCGGTCTACGACATCTACCGCGTCCGGCACAATATCGTCGGGCTGAGTCCGGGCGCAGCGGCGCAAATGCCTCCGGCGCTAGCCCCATCCCCGGTCGAAAGTCCGTAAGCGAAAACCCGATAAATTTGTTTGACTTGGCCCGTGGCGCGGGCCTACAATCCCGCCCCGCCGGAGCGCCTTCGCGTCCGGCGCGACACGGGACGAAAGAATCGACTCACTCCTTTGTTCATGGAGCATTTCATGCGTCTCCTGAGAATGTTGATGGCCTTGGTGTTGTGCTGCGCTTTCGCGGGCGCGGCGAGCGCGGCGTGGATGGATCCGAATCTCGAGGATGAACTCGCCGGGGCCGACTCGGACGAGATGGTCAAGGGCCTCGTCGTGCTCGCCAAGCAGGTCGACGTCGAGAGCATGATCGACGATTTCTACCGCCGGGGCCTCTCGCTCAAGCAGCGGCATTACGAGGCGATCAATTCGCTTCAGGAGATGGCGGCCTCGACGCAGGGCGCCGTGATCGGCGATCTGCGCAAGGCGCAGAGCGAGGGCAAGGTCGAGAAATTCAAAGCTTACTGGATCACCAACGCGATCACGATCTGGGCCCGGCCGGTCGTGTTCGAACAGATGCGCACGCACCCCGACGTCGCCAAGATCTTCTTTTCGTACCCGATCGAGCTGATCGAGCCGGTCGCGGTGGGCACGTCGCTCGACGCGTGCAGCGGCCCTCCGGGGCTGGAAGTGGGCGTCGAGGTTTCCCGCGCCCCCGAACTGTGGGATCTTGGTTTTGACGGCTCCACGGCGCTTGCGGGCGACTGCGACACGGGCGCGGACGGAAACCACACCGCCTTCGCGAGCCGCTGGCGCGGCACGTCGGCCCCCGCGGCGCACACGTGGTTCGACCCGGTCACGAACACCACGTTCCCCTTCGACTCG
It encodes the following:
- a CDS encoding glycosyltransferase family 39 protein; its protein translation is MFWLPLALAALFCAWGVVRTRDASPWRRWWIRVPVVTVAAMVVSWSFARGGTDLFPFDDSYISLAAARTFAEHGQIAVVKNRLLAGVTSPLHIVLTGALGLLLGVESAARWISWIAFVMSALGAGFLAERVARDARAFAWGAAFALFAGPTLYDVGSAMETAPFTALVVWTLLAFEDVSTRRRGIIAGVLLGLTMLTRPEGALLAVAIFAVPLGRVAWTRDREAARAWLVPAIVACAVFAPYVVANLALTGHVLSPTVSAKAVFFRSGRLDWPNPVRLGDPLRVFLVGAELFAVAGLAGLAFTRRRAELLFLMLFYASYLMRFDVALRHYRARYQHPLWILAAVGAAALIVWIAKRRDGKTAARAVAAVAGIALMLATLQTARVYRVYFRQDLGSTREFLMPMVRAVQDAMPKGFTVASHDVGALIYFSDRYVLDLVGLTDERIAKQLRESDPSTAALGAVMATKKPYLLVVLRDWEQDFLQLTKFAPPGMYTLAWSSPAPNAATGAVYDIYRVRHNIVGLSPGAAAQMPPALAPSPVESP